The Pungitius pungitius chromosome 14, fPunPun2.1, whole genome shotgun sequence genome contains the following window.
aagattttctcaaacaatcgtaaataaataaacagtctCTGAATACAGTCTCtttctccatttatttccttgcaatCACATCAGCTACGTGCTGAATAGACTGTGAGgaacatcttttaaaaaaggGCAGAGTAGTTCTGTCATTTTCGTTCATTACACTActccatttaaaatgaagataaaccttgtagaaataaaaaacaaaatctgttgGAGTACATTAATATAAATGGTGAATACGTTATAAACTCAAAGTAGAGGCAGGCCCTGCATGCTGCATGCTACTCTTCTCTTTTAAGTATAAATACTTTATATTGTACTTTTCATTTTGATCTTGATAAAAGCCCCCACCACCTCCaatgcaaaaacaatatttacttCCGTGACTGATCCATGAAGGTTTGCTCTGAATGAGCCGTCAGAACTAAACTGGTTCAGCAACTCTTTAGTGTTTCGTGGCACTGTAATGCGTTATGGGGCCACTAGTTCTCCAAAAACGAAACTTCAAAACTACAGTAGGCGTCAACGCAGTACATTTAACCAGAAGATCCACGTGTTTCTAATTTCTGAAGTGATACGTCATCACTGTATTTGGAGcataagaacaaaaacaaaagacgcTCAAAAGTTGCTGAGCCACTTTAGTTCTGGCGACTCATTCAGAGCAAAACCTTCATCTGTCAGTCAGTGTAGTAAATAATGTTTTTGCATTGGAGTGAGTGGTGGCTTTAATCAAGATCAAAGTGAATTATGTgctaaacatcagcatgttagcaCCATTGACATGTTGAGGTTATGATTTGTCTCAGAGCAGCACTGTGCTTAAGAACACATGACAAGAGActgattacatcacatgtcatttaacttttatccaaagccacttacattgcattataacccatggcttacatttttgcctggggagcaattaggggtcaatACGATATGTGAATTTATCCATTCCTCATCCTGGATTGGGGCACATAAAGACACCTTGTGGCTCAATATGAAATATAAGCGGTTTTGATATTTTTGTGGGCCAGTTCTCATCTCAATGAAGCcttaattgttgttgttgttgttgttggctaTTTCCAAGATATGAGATAAAAGCTGCTGTTTGATACGATGGAGGATCTATAAGAGAAAAGAAGGAACCTGCTTCTGGTTGAGATGATGAGACATTCAAATATCTAGCAAACCAAAGACTTAACATCAATTTATTGAACAATACAGCTGAGAAAGTGTTCTTTAGGTACTATACAGATTTGATCTGCTACTGCCTATTTCATTTGGTGAAAGtacagtcattttattttgttcctttGTGATTTTCAGCGGAAGAATCTGGTCAGAAATCCTACTGCTGCTCCGGTGGAGGCCACAGCTATGGTTCCAGCTCCAGATAGACCAGCTGCACCTGATGCAACAATTAACAGGTCAAATAGCAGACAATTAACAGGTCAAAAGTAACTGAGGAACACACCTGCGTAGATATGCGTGTCACTTCAGAAAGACGCGAGAGAGCACATAATGTCAGAAATGAAACAGTAGTGTCCTCGTGGTGTATAGAGTAGTATCATTTTACAGAACAAAAAACTTTTATTGAGACCCTAACTGCACTAATTAGCTTCATACGTACACTTTTTAATCTATAATAAATGCTACATTCATTCCGTGTCACTTCCGGGTCTGCCCACACCTCTGGGATCCCATGCTGCACTTTTAAAAGACTTTTGAGTGACCCAGCGTTTGATCCTTTGTCTCCTTTTGTTATTGTTCCAGCAAAGATGCATCACCACAGTGACACAACAGTTGAAGCTTCCATAAACGCTTCTAGTTAAAATGTTCACCTATTGCCTGCAGACTAGCCACCATACCGCCTGCCGCCACTCCTCCCCCGTTAGCAACCGCAGCAACTGACATCATCTTCGCACCGATGGAGCCCGCTGTTATTCCAGCCGAGGTGAAACCTGCTGTTCCCAGGGCAACAGGAGCCAGGAAGACCGCACCTACTGCACACGGACATCACAGCAGAGAATTGGTGCTGATGCAGTCAAAGCACGTAAATCGTTTCTACGTCAAGGTGTGTTGAGTTCAGCTGAAGAAGTAAACATCAGGTGAACCGTGAAGGCGGAACAAAGTCTCACTTGCTCCTGCGCCAATGGCCACTGCCGTCTCTGAAACACAAGATGCAAAATCAAGAGGAACTCTGGATTAAAGACATTTGCCTTAGTTACTATTGCAGTTATATGTTTATTAAGCATGTTTACAAGTCAAAGAATCAGTTCTTTGGAGGAAATATATTATTGTCAAAGGAACCGATACTTACTAATAAAATCCATGTCTTCACTGGTCTGACACGTGACCTGCAGACGCTTGAGAAAAGACGCACTGTTAGAACTGGACACAAGAGGGCGTCAGAGAGTCACGTCTATTTCTGCTACAAGGAACAAATGAATTCAaggagtaaaaacaaaaacaatacaaaatatgtCCGATCGGCCATGTCTTCTTTTACCAGAGAGACTGAAGGAAATGTTCGGATATGATACTACAggttattgatttaaaaatgaataattcgtCTTTTTTTACTACCATCAACATGAAAAATATCGCaattaaacaatgttttgctTCAAATAAAGGACTTACGATGACATGTTTTAGAGTAATGTAAGACGCAACAGAGCAGACGATTGAACAACAAAGATGACGCAGCAAATTTACGTAATGTTCAGCCAACGTCGCATCATTTGCAGCTTAACTTTAAGACGCATCCACACAACTACACAAGGAAAACCACAAGATACTTATTTCAAGAACTATAATAAGACCTTTAAAAGATAGACAAACCTTGAACACGTGTTATGAAGTGACAAACGTCTCTTTct
Protein-coding sequences here:
- the LOC119227198 gene encoding interferon alpha-inducible protein 27-like protein 2 isoform X1, which translates into the protein MIFFLPKERDVCHFITRVQETAVAIGAGAIGAVFLAPVALGTAGFTSAGITAGSIGAKMMSVAAVANGGGVAAGGMVASLQAIGAAGLSGAGTIAVASTGAAVGFLTRFFR
- the LOC119227198 gene encoding interferon alpha-inducible protein 27-like protein 2 isoform X2 gives rise to the protein MDFIKTAVAIGAGAIGAVFLAPVALGTAGFTSAGITAGSIGAKMMSVAAVANGGGVAAGGMVASLQAIGAAGLSGAGTIAVASTGAAVGFLTRFFR